The proteins below come from a single Spirochaetales bacterium genomic window:
- a CDS encoding MBL fold metallo-hydrolase, with product MIFHSHFYATTLSNSYVIGPEDGGEAVIIDPGLFDTDMLSIIEGNKLYIRYILITHAHEAHIHGIKTIFKIYNAKLFSYRHSILDYKTIKVRDFTKIKCGKFVFEVLETPGHSGDSVTYKFDKFLFTGDTLLAGSIGPVSDGFARGLILSSIKEKILCLEDDYFIFPGHGPPTKLSIEKKYNPDFAETI from the coding sequence ATGATATTTCATAGTCACTTTTATGCGACAACCCTTTCAAACTCGTATGTGATCGGTCCTGAAGACGGGGGTGAGGCGGTCATCATCGATCCCGGATTATTCGATACCGATATGCTTTCGATCATCGAGGGCAACAAACTCTATATCAGATATATCCTCATCACCCACGCACATGAAGCCCACATCCACGGGATCAAGACGATCTTTAAAATTTACAACGCGAAACTGTTCAGCTACCGGCATTCGATTCTCGATTATAAAACGATCAAAGTGAGAGATTTTACGAAAATCAAATGCGGCAAATTCGTCTTTGAAGTACTTGAAACACCGGGACACTCAGGGGATTCCGTCACCTATAAATTCGACAAGTTCCTCTTTACCGGCGACACGCTTCTCGCCGGATCAATCGGCCCGGTATCGGACGGATTCGCGCGCGGACTCATTCTTTCATCGATTAAAGAAAAAATCCTCTGCCTCGAAGACGATTACTTCATCTTTCCGGGACACGGACCCCCGACAAAACTGAGTATCGAGAAAAAATACAATCCCGATTTCGCTGAAACGATCTAA
- a CDS encoding RluA family pseudouridine synthase, with translation MNHIRHIIEDPAASGMRIDRYISVKLNLFSRSQGKSRITSVLLNGKEAKPGKKVTAGDVLELYYSDPEPPELVPEAIPLSIVYEDENVIVVDKPQGMVVHPGCGNPNHTLVNALLFHCRAMAGAFYLDNLRPGIVHRLDKDTSGLIIVAKNPSSHEFLARQFRESRVKKYYYAISSGQPPEQRGVIETHIVRDSLNRKCFKVSESSGKRAVTRYRLHKTSGHYSVILLHPRTGRTHQLRVHLKHIASPILGDPLYGRRDRRFPDATLMLHAYKLVIRLPAGKGSREFISPLPERFKDILEKLGLLKA, from the coding sequence ATGAATCATATCCGCCATATAATAGAAGATCCGGCGGCATCGGGCATGAGAATCGACCGCTATATTTCCGTAAAATTGAACCTCTTTTCGCGGAGTCAGGGTAAATCAAGGATAACGAGTGTCCTCCTTAACGGCAAGGAGGCAAAACCGGGAAAAAAAGTAACGGCCGGTGACGTACTCGAACTCTACTATAGCGATCCGGAACCTCCGGAACTTGTCCCCGAAGCGATACCGCTTTCGATCGTCTATGAAGATGAAAACGTGATCGTCGTCGATAAACCTCAGGGCATGGTCGTGCATCCGGGTTGCGGCAATCCGAACCACACCCTGGTCAATGCCCTCCTTTTTCACTGCCGGGCGATGGCCGGGGCTTTTTACCTCGATAACCTGAGGCCGGGGATCGTTCACCGGCTTGACAAGGATACTTCGGGGCTTATCATCGTCGCAAAGAATCCCTCCTCCCACGAGTTTCTCGCGCGGCAGTTTCGCGAATCGAGGGTAAAAAAATACTACTATGCGATTTCATCCGGCCAACCGCCGGAACAACGCGGTGTGATCGAGACCCATATCGTAAGGGATAGCCTCAACAGGAAGTGTTTCAAGGTATCGGAATCATCCGGAAAGCGCGCCGTCACCAGGTACAGGCTTCATAAAACATCAGGTCATTACAGTGTCATCCTCCTGCATCCCCGGACGGGGAGAACACATCAGCTTCGTGTGCATTTGAAACATATCGCCTCTCCGATTCTCGGGGATCCGCTTTACGGCAGGCGCGACAGGCGTTTCCCGGATGCCACTCTCATGCTGCATGCCTATAAACTCGTTATCCGTTTGCCGGCCGGGAAAGGAAGCCGTGAGTTTATATCGCCGCTTCCGGAGCGTTTTAAGGACATCCTTGAAAAACTGGGATTATTAAAGGCGTGA
- a CDS encoding YggS family pyridoxal phosphate-dependent enzyme, which translates to MTNEQFKTNLERIEERIAAGCRRTGRNRDDIRLMAVTKSFPVSDVEIALSCGVKLFGENRVQEAAFKYRGLLQRCELHLVGHLQRNKAQKAAEFFSCIQSIDKHETAEVLNGHLKKLGTKIDILIEVNTSEEKTKFGVTKTDDYFRLVDRVLALEYLDLRGLMTVGPMTSEEKKIRTAFSSLKSLQEKTLGRYPDLDMRVLSMGMSSDYEIAVEEGATLLRIGTALFGERR; encoded by the coding sequence ATGACGAACGAACAGTTTAAGACCAACCTGGAACGGATTGAGGAAAGGATCGCCGCCGGCTGTCGGCGTACCGGAAGAAATCGGGATGACATCCGGCTTATGGCCGTCACCAAGTCTTTTCCGGTATCGGATGTGGAAATCGCGCTTTCATGCGGGGTCAAGCTGTTCGGTGAAAACAGGGTTCAGGAGGCGGCATTCAAATATCGGGGGCTTTTACAACGATGCGAACTTCATCTTGTCGGTCATCTCCAGAGGAACAAGGCCCAAAAAGCGGCAGAGTTTTTTTCCTGCATCCAGTCAATCGATAAACACGAGACGGCGGAAGTGCTAAACGGCCATCTGAAGAAACTCGGTACGAAGATCGATATCCTTATTGAAGTAAATACTTCAGAGGAAAAAACAAAATTCGGTGTCACAAAGACGGACGATTATTTCCGGCTTGTCGACCGTGTGCTCGCACTCGAATATCTCGATCTTCGCGGGCTTATGACCGTCGGTCCAATGACATCGGAGGAAAAGAAAATACGCACCGCTTTTTCATCGCTAAAAAGCCTGCAGGAAAAAACCCTTGGCAGGTATCCCGATCTCGACATGCGCGTTCTTTCGATGGGAATGTCTTCAGATTATGAGATCGCGGTGGAAGAAGGGGCGACACTCCTTAGAATCGGGACTGCACTTTTCGGAGAAAGGCGGTGA
- the pdxS gene encoding pyridoxal 5'-phosphate synthase lyase subunit PdxS, producing MSEASWSERQKSTFRNKVGLAEMLKGGVIMDVTSAEQARIAEEAGAVAVMALERVPADIRVQGGVARMADPLKIKEIQECVSIPVMAKCRIGHFAEAQILQALGVDFIDESEVLTPADEMYHVNKHDFKVPFVCGCRDLGEALRRIGEGAAMIRTKGEAGSGNVVEAVRHMRAVMDGIRRLQSLAFEELMTEAKNLGAPYELVVEVAKMGKLPVPNFSAGGIATPADAALMMQLGAEAVFVGSGIFKSADPAVRAKAIVSAATHYNNPEALAEISEGLGEPMPGIDLKQLDEKQRLALRGW from the coding sequence ATGAGTGAAGCATCATGGAGTGAAAGACAAAAATCGACATTCAGAAACAAAGTGGGGCTTGCCGAAATGCTCAAGGGCGGGGTTATTATGGATGTCACCTCTGCCGAACAGGCCAGGATAGCAGAAGAAGCGGGTGCCGTCGCAGTGATGGCATTGGAACGGGTTCCAGCGGATATACGTGTTCAGGGCGGCGTTGCAAGGATGGCGGATCCTTTAAAAATAAAAGAAATACAGGAATGTGTTTCCATTCCGGTGATGGCCAAGTGCAGAATCGGTCATTTTGCGGAAGCCCAGATTCTCCAGGCGCTCGGCGTTGATTTTATCGACGAGAGTGAAGTATTGACGCCTGCGGATGAGATGTATCATGTCAACAAACACGACTTTAAGGTTCCTTTTGTCTGCGGGTGCCGCGACCTGGGAGAGGCCCTTCGCAGGATCGGCGAAGGTGCGGCAATGATAAGAACAAAAGGTGAAGCGGGATCCGGTAATGTCGTCGAAGCGGTACGGCACATGCGCGCGGTCATGGACGGTATTCGACGCCTTCAGAGCCTTGCATTTGAGGAACTCATGACGGAAGCGAAAAATCTCGGCGCCCCCTACGAGCTTGTCGTCGAGGTGGCGAAAATGGGCAAACTCCCGGTGCCCAATTTTTCCGCGGGCGGTATCGCGACACCTGCCGATGCCGCATTGATGATGCAGCTTGGCGCCGAAGCGGTCTTTGTCGGTTCGGGTATCTTCAAATCGGCCGACCCTGCCGTACGTGCAAAGGCGATCGTCAGCGCGGCCACCCACTACAATAATCCGGAAGCGCTTGCCGAAATATCGGAAGGCCTTGGAGAGCCGATGCCCGGCATCGATCTGAAACAACTCGATGAAAAGCAACGGCTTGCTTTACGCGGCTGGTAA
- the pdxT gene encoding pyridoxal 5'-phosphate synthase glutaminase subunit PdxT — translation MGILALQGDVAKHATSIEKAGARTTEVRNSSDLDRISGLIIPGGESTTIGKLLVRFSLLEPLRKRITEGLPVFGTCAGTILLADTIISKGNKCDQPHIGTMDITVSRNAYGPQIESFETDITLTFSPGVTLRAVFIRAPVIVRSGKKVEVLGVFENTPVLLKQANMLAATFHPELTDDIRIHEYFCAMTKK, via the coding sequence ATCGGTATTCTTGCCCTTCAGGGGGATGTGGCGAAACATGCGACAAGCATAGAAAAAGCCGGGGCACGGACCACAGAGGTCAGAAATAGCAGTGACCTCGATCGAATTTCGGGCCTCATTATTCCGGGCGGTGAAAGCACGACAATCGGCAAACTCCTGGTTCGGTTCTCGCTTCTCGAGCCGTTGCGTAAAAGAATAACGGAAGGACTCCCCGTATTCGGCACGTGCGCGGGAACGATTCTCCTTGCCGATACAATTATCAGTAAAGGGAACAAATGCGACCAGCCACACATCGGGACCATGGATATCACCGTTTCCCGAAATGCCTACGGGCCGCAGATCGAAAGTTTCGAAACGGATATCACCCTCACCTTTTCCCCGGGTGTCACGCTTCGAGCGGTTTTTATCCGGGCTCCGGTTATTGTACGGTCCGGAAAAAAAGTTGAAGTATTGGGCGTTTTCGAAAACACTCCGGTACTTCTCAAGCAGGCGAATATGCTCGCCGCGACATTTCATCCCGAACTGACAGACGATATACGGATACATGAGTATTTCTGCGCGATGACCAAAAAATAA
- a CDS encoding glycoside hydrolase family 3 protein — translation MNAPEERAHKLMVRGVTAYGIPMAVRMLYLFFLAVCSTGAAAVPSFPDNLPAGQLATGIIDHMSDEELLGQVFFLGYIGKRPSDDIKQWITHRNLGGLKIFSRNLDDLTSLSKDIYDLQLLATGRRFGIPLFVSTDQEGGWVRHIFGEVITVPGNLALGASPLPADSFETGYYIGIELALLGINMNFAPTVDVYSNPDNTAIGPRSFSSDPVTAGLDALAYYRGMKKAGIICTAKHFPGHGAALEDSHGCLPEINISEKQLWERELVPYRFLIREGIPAIMTGHIAYPEITGKHIPATTSRFLLKTLLRERLGFTGIVVTDDLEMYGARRGGENIPDAAKNAFLAGCDMILISHTPKVQERVWNSLLHFVKNDGSFKARIKEAVRRVLACKTAAFKGDHPFPVFPDYEHAVEKIIRIQETESKEAVFQHVCRSVTIIRDAKVPYKPRKNEKIVLVSQYSDFIKAGRRRFPEAAAYEYSYYPSVTPKRNDCVSIGKLVRSSDTVIFHLVNPSSLEILKSLRQFGKSVIVVSSLTPVYLREAPWVETAIAVYGTGEDSFKAGFAVLAGDYTPEGRLPVELK, via the coding sequence ATGAATGCACCTGAAGAGAGGGCACATAAGTTGATGGTACGCGGGGTGACGGCATATGGAATACCGATGGCCGTACGTATGCTGTATTTGTTTTTTCTTGCAGTATGTTCAACCGGCGCGGCCGCTGTACCCTCATTCCCGGACAATCTACCCGCCGGGCAACTTGCGACGGGAATCATCGATCACATGTCGGATGAAGAATTGCTCGGTCAGGTCTTTTTCCTCGGTTATATCGGAAAACGCCCCTCGGACGACATCAAACAATGGATCACTCACCGTAATCTCGGCGGTCTCAAGATTTTCAGTCGGAATTTAGACGATCTGACCTCGCTTTCAAAAGATATTTACGATCTCCAGCTGCTCGCGACCGGTCGTCGGTTCGGAATTCCCCTCTTTGTTTCAACAGACCAGGAAGGAGGGTGGGTGCGTCATATTTTTGGCGAGGTGATTACCGTTCCGGGCAATCTCGCTCTGGGCGCAAGCCCCCTGCCGGCGGATTCATTTGAGACCGGTTATTATATCGGGATAGAGCTTGCGCTTTTGGGCATCAATATGAATTTCGCCCCGACAGTGGATGTGTATTCGAATCCGGACAATACCGCCATCGGTCCGCGTTCGTTTTCTTCGGATCCGGTAACAGCGGGTCTCGATGCACTCGCCTATTACCGCGGTATGAAAAAGGCGGGAATCATCTGTACGGCAAAACATTTTCCGGGACATGGCGCGGCTTTGGAGGATTCCCACGGGTGCCTTCCGGAGATAAATATCAGCGAGAAACAGCTGTGGGAACGTGAACTCGTCCCCTATCGGTTTCTGATTCGTGAAGGGATACCCGCAATTATGACCGGTCATATCGCTTATCCTGAAATTACCGGGAAACACATTCCGGCCACCACTTCACGTTTTTTGCTTAAGACTCTGCTGCGCGAACGCCTTGGGTTTACCGGTATTGTAGTGACCGACGACCTCGAAATGTACGGTGCACGAAGGGGGGGCGAGAATATTCCCGATGCGGCCAAAAACGCGTTCCTTGCCGGGTGTGATATGATCCTCATCTCTCATACCCCGAAGGTTCAGGAGCGTGTATGGAACTCCTTATTGCATTTTGTTAAAAATGACGGATCGTTCAAAGCGAGAATTAAGGAAGCCGTCCGGAGAGTATTGGCATGTAAAACGGCCGCGTTCAAGGGCGATCATCCTTTTCCCGTTTTTCCGGATTATGAACACGCGGTTGAGAAAATCATCAGGATTCAGGAAACCGAATCGAAAGAGGCTGTTTTTCAGCATGTGTGCAGGAGTGTTACCATCATAAGAGACGCGAAGGTTCCCTATAAACCCCGGAAAAACGAAAAGATAGTTCTTGTCAGCCAGTACAGCGATTTTATCAAAGCAGGACGCAGACGTTTTCCGGAAGCAGCGGCATACGAATACTCATATTATCCCTCAGTCACGCCGAAACGGAATGATTGTGTTTCCATCGGGAAACTTGTCCGAAGCAGCGATACCGTCATCTTTCATCTCGTCAACCCGAGTAGTCTGGAAATACTCAAATCATTACGACAATTCGGAAAATCCGTCATCGTCGTTTCGTCGCTTACCCCGGTGTATCTCCGGGAAGCGCCATGGGTCGAAACGGCGATCGCCGTCTATGGGACGGGAGAGGATTCATTCAAGGCCGGGTTCGCCGTCCTTGCCGGCGACTATACACCCGAAGGCAGACTGCCGGTCGAACTTAAGTGA
- a CDS encoding TRAP transporter large permease subunit, with product MNTENSDNPVKKSIFRLIENYAAIAVLLVIVLILFIEIILRRFSAGIPAASEYIQHFVLWTAFLGAMITTREGKHLSLGIGIKMVAEPFRSWIKIGTGIVSTAICTVLTVASIRFLRAGFDIGKTVGIFPVHLFLAIMPLGFFIITIRFIRQAGKNLKETLIVASGVLIGLFLSLHIIFYEIQEISLLINPEDYTMYENMEGFIEGFNSFFDPFMSVFIWPASIILIAAGIFGAPIFIVLGGLAVLLFSGAGLPLSDIPHEVYEVLSGYEIPAIPLFTLAGFLLAESKASERLVRLFRTLLGWLPGGLAIVTVIVCAFFTTFTGASGVTILALGALLSIALIKRNYREDFSYGLLSGAGSVGLLFPPSLPVIMYGVAATISIKDLFIGGVVPGALLVITLSCMGIWHAVKKRIERIPFKAKDTLIPLRNSLPEIALPFIVSISFFSGFTTLVGTSAITVLYILLIEVFLYKDIRIRELPNVFLKAIPIIGGIIIIMAVAKGLSYYIIDQEIPQKLVEWCGTYIQSPIVFLLLLNIGLLITGCFLDIYAAIFVVVPLIVPLGVAYNIHPVHLGIIFLANLQLGYLTPPVGLNLFYASYCFGQPLTKIYKQVLPFFVAMLIAVLFITYVPPVTTMFLKPVNNPGDVWLVEVEGGAGGEESADSGNLITDLRMDTGTQKLTSYELEIVYDPEMVEPDGETGNNGVIPGINGFVTSAGVRTGGVLVIKGIDMFGKNPGRDNHVCTITWIVKKSGKTSFDIRLISLIDDEDNVIGKPRGLSWKTKVVRSGGT from the coding sequence ATGAATACAGAAAACAGCGATAATCCGGTGAAGAAGTCGATTTTCCGCCTCATCGAGAACTACGCGGCGATCGCCGTTCTCCTTGTCATCGTTCTCATTCTTTTTATCGAGATCATTCTGCGCAGGTTCAGCGCTGGGATTCCGGCGGCATCCGAATATATTCAGCATTTTGTCCTCTGGACTGCTTTTCTCGGGGCGATGATTACGACCAGGGAAGGAAAACATCTTTCACTGGGAATCGGTATAAAAATGGTCGCAGAACCTTTCCGTTCGTGGATCAAGATCGGAACGGGTATCGTATCGACGGCAATCTGTACGGTCCTCACGGTTGCTTCCATTCGATTCCTCCGCGCGGGGTTTGATATCGGCAAAACTGTCGGTATTTTTCCCGTTCATTTGTTTCTGGCAATTATGCCGTTAGGGTTTTTCATTATCACGATCCGGTTTATTCGCCAGGCGGGCAAAAACCTCAAGGAAACCCTCATTGTCGCGAGCGGTGTCCTTATCGGATTATTCCTCTCACTCCACATTATATTCTACGAAATACAGGAAATATCCCTGTTGATAAACCCGGAGGATTATACCATGTATGAAAACATGGAAGGGTTTATCGAGGGGTTCAACTCCTTTTTCGATCCTTTTATGTCGGTCTTTATCTGGCCGGCTTCGATCATTCTCATTGCAGCGGGAATTTTCGGTGCACCGATTTTTATCGTTCTGGGCGGGCTGGCCGTTCTTTTGTTTTCCGGCGCGGGACTGCCTTTGAGCGATATCCCCCATGAAGTCTACGAAGTTCTTTCCGGCTATGAGATCCCAGCGATTCCCCTCTTTACCCTTGCCGGTTTTCTCCTTGCCGAAAGCAAGGCAAGCGAACGGCTTGTCAGGCTGTTCCGGACACTGCTCGGGTGGCTTCCGGGCGGACTCGCGATCGTCACCGTGATCGTGTGCGCGTTTTTTACCACGTTTACCGGAGCGTCGGGGGTGACGATTCTGGCACTCGGGGCGCTTCTTTCCATCGCCCTTATCAAACGGAATTACCGGGAAGACTTCAGCTACGGACTGCTATCGGGCGCCGGGAGCGTAGGCCTCCTTTTTCCCCCGAGTCTTCCCGTGATCATGTATGGTGTGGCCGCGACGATCAGTATCAAGGATCTTTTTATCGGCGGCGTCGTTCCCGGCGCGCTGTTGGTGATCACCCTCTCCTGTATGGGGATCTGGCATGCGGTGAAAAAAAGAATCGAACGAATTCCCTTCAAGGCGAAAGACACCCTGATTCCCCTTCGGAACTCACTCCCGGAAATCGCGCTTCCCTTTATCGTTTCGATTAGTTTTTTCAGCGGCTTTACCACCCTGGTGGGAACCAGCGCGATTACCGTCCTTTATATCCTTCTGATTGAAGTTTTCCTTTATAAAGATATCAGAATCAGGGAGCTTCCGAATGTATTTCTGAAGGCGATTCCCATCATCGGGGGAATCATCATTATCATGGCGGTTGCCAAGGGGCTGTCCTATTATATCATCGACCAGGAGATTCCCCAGAAACTTGTCGAATGGTGCGGGACATATATTCAGTCACCTATCGTTTTCCTTCTGCTTCTCAACATCGGTCTTCTCATTACCGGCTGTTTTCTGGACATCTATGCCGCTATTTTTGTCGTCGTTCCCCTTATCGTTCCTTTGGGTGTCGCCTACAACATCCATCCGGTGCACCTCGGCATCATCTTTCTCGCAAACCTCCAGCTCGGTTATCTCACCCCGCCGGTCGGACTCAATCTCTTTTACGCCTCGTACTGTTTCGGACAACCCCTGACGAAAATTTACAAACAGGTATTGCCTTTTTTTGTCGCAATGCTGATTGCCGTTCTCTTTATTACCTATGTCCCACCGGTGACGACAATGTTTCTCAAACCCGTCAACAACCCGGGCGATGTCTGGCTGGTCGAAGTGGAGGGGGGGGCCGGTGGAGAGGAATCCGCGGATAGCGGAAACCTGATTACCGATCTGCGTATGGACACAGGAACGCAGAAGCTTACATCGTACGAACTCGAGATTGTCTATGATCCTGAGATGGTCGAACCGGATGGTGAAACGGGAAATAATGGGGTGATTCCGGGGATAAACGGATTCGTCACCTCAGCCGGCGTCCGGACCGGCGGCGTACTCGTTATAAAGGGGATCGATATGTTCGGGAAAAATCCCGGACGGGATAATCATGTCTGTACCATCACCTGGATTGTCAAAAAAAGCGGCAAAACCTCATTCGATATACGCCTCATATCCCTGATCGACGATGAGGACAATGTGATCGGAAAACCTCGGGGATTATCCTGGAAAACAAAGGTGGTGCGGAGCGGCGGTACGTAG
- the dctP gene encoding TRAP transporter substrate-binding protein DctP: MKRHILFLMILFFLITGEVFGLTIKIGSLAPSGSPWDKCLKRLAAEWKSISGGKVQVKIYPGGIVGDETVMLRKIRLRQLHAAAITSVGLNTIAKGVLALSVPMLIRNDAELEYVLERMIPHFEEELTKKQFIPIIWTFAGWGHFFSKKPVVRPSDLKEQKMWVWEDNTNEIQIWKEAGFKPVPLPMPDVMTSLQSGMIETVMATPLSAAAYQWFGIANHMCGMNWAPMIAGIVIAKSTWDKIPETLRPRLLDAAREAGKTLNEETRRTDEEVMEIMKANGLVVNPVPEQAVREWKAVVDANFQRLIDEEFGAEAYEMIKVLLDEYRKQR, encoded by the coding sequence ATGAAAAGACATATATTGTTCCTTATGATACTTTTTTTTCTGATTACGGGAGAGGTGTTCGGCTTGACGATAAAAATCGGCAGCCTTGCACCTTCGGGTTCACCCTGGGATAAATGCCTGAAGCGGCTCGCGGCCGAGTGGAAAAGTATTTCCGGAGGTAAGGTCCAGGTAAAAATTTATCCGGGAGGAATCGTGGGAGATGAGACCGTCATGCTCAGGAAAATTCGGCTCAGACAGCTGCACGCGGCAGCCATTACATCGGTCGGTCTGAACACGATCGCCAAAGGCGTTTTGGCGCTTTCGGTTCCCATGCTCATTCGCAATGACGCGGAACTCGAATATGTCCTCGAAAGGATGATCCCCCATTTCGAGGAGGAACTCACAAAGAAGCAGTTCATTCCGATTATCTGGACGTTTGCCGGCTGGGGGCATTTTTTTTCCAAAAAACCGGTTGTCCGGCCCTCGGATCTCAAGGAACAAAAGATGTGGGTATGGGAGGATAATACGAACGAGATCCAGATATGGAAAGAGGCGGGATTCAAGCCCGTTCCGTTACCGATGCCCGACGTCATGACATCGCTTCAAAGCGGGATGATCGAGACGGTCATGGCGACACCGCTTTCGGCTGCCGCGTACCAGTGGTTCGGGATCGCCAATCACATGTGCGGGATGAACTGGGCGCCGATGATAGCGGGGATCGTGATCGCGAAAAGCACGTGGGACAAGATCCCCGAAACATTGCGGCCGCGCCTCCTCGATGCCGCCCGTGAAGCGGGAAAAACCCTCAACGAAGAGACCCGGAGAACTGACGAGGAGGTCATGGAAATCATGAAAGCGAACGGACTCGTCGTCAATCCGGTACCGGAACAAGCTGTCAGGGAATGGAAGGCGGTGGTCGATGCCAATTTTCAACGTCTTATCGACGAGGAGTTCGGTGCGGAAGCCTATGAGATGATAAAGGTGTTACTGGATGAATACAGAAAACAGCGATAA
- a CDS encoding TRAP transporter TatT component family protein has protein sequence MGGNMIKIAKISVCLSLLVLCFSCSINRLAVSVVADMLSGEESTVFTGDNDPQLIGDALPFALKLYESLLEADPDNTELLLSTGKAFCLYAFAYVVSPAEMLPDDEYEKKEAALLRAKKLYLRGRHHLMHALSILNKDFYAAFSEDNHEKALSCIKGKHLPWLYWAGAAWLGAVTTDPFDVELMIDYPVAVGFILKVVEMDESYDNGSPHELLISYYGGIPAEMGGSEEKARFHYEQALRYSEGLKAGPHLALATSVCVTRQYPREFRELLNKVLSIDVSEETENRLLNILAQQKAEWLLEHIEDFFILDDTGEEGF, from the coding sequence ATGGGAGGTAATATGATAAAAATAGCAAAAATATCCGTATGTTTGTCGCTGCTTGTTTTATGTTTCAGTTGTTCGATCAATAGACTGGCTGTTTCTGTGGTCGCCGATATGCTTTCCGGTGAGGAGAGTACTGTCTTTACCGGGGACAACGATCCGCAGCTTATCGGAGACGCCCTCCCGTTTGCCCTCAAACTTTACGAATCACTTCTGGAAGCGGATCCCGACAATACGGAGCTTCTCCTGTCAACGGGCAAGGCCTTCTGTCTCTATGCGTTTGCCTATGTCGTTTCCCCTGCGGAAATGCTCCCGGATGATGAGTATGAAAAAAAGGAAGCTGCACTTCTCCGTGCGAAGAAGCTCTATCTCCGTGGCAGACATCATCTTATGCATGCGCTTTCCATTCTGAACAAGGATTTTTATGCCGCTTTTTCAGAAGATAATCATGAAAAAGCCCTCTCTTGTATCAAGGGGAAACACCTCCCCTGGCTTTACTGGGCCGGGGCCGCGTGGCTTGGGGCCGTGACCACGGATCCGTTCGATGTCGAGTTGATGATCGACTACCCTGTTGCGGTCGGTTTTATCCTGAAAGTGGTTGAAATGGATGAATCATACGACAATGGGTCTCCCCACGAATTACTCATTTCCTATTACGGCGGCATTCCCGCCGAAATGGGCGGGAGTGAGGAAAAGGCACGGTTTCATTACGAGCAGGCCCTTCGATATTCGGAAGGTCTGAAAGCGGGGCCCCACCTCGCCCTTGCCACATCGGTCTGTGTGACGAGGCAGTATCCCCGGGAGTTTCGGGAATTGCTGAACAAGGTCCTGAGTATCGATGTAAGCGAAGAGACGGAAAACCGTCTGCTAAATATTCTGGCGCAGCAGAAGGCTGAATGGCTGCTTGAACATATTGAAGATTTTTTTATTCTTGACGATACCGGTGAAGAAGGGTTTTGA